A stretch of Henckelia pumila isolate YLH828 chromosome 4, ASM3356847v2, whole genome shotgun sequence DNA encodes these proteins:
- the LOC140865154 gene encoding large ribosomal subunit protein P1-like yields the protein MSVAELACTYAALILHDDGISVTAEKIAKLVESANLKVESFWPSLFAKLCEKRNVEDLVLNVGSGGGGAAVAVAAPTAGAGGGAAAAAPAAEEKKEEPKEESDDDMGFSLFD from the exons ATGTCGGTTGCAGAGCTCGCATGTACTTACGCTGCTTTGATTCTTCACGATGATGGCATATCCGTCACG GCGGAGAAAATTGCCAAGCTGGTGGAGTCGGCGAATTTGAAGGTGGAATCCTTTTGGCCCAGTCTTTTCGCTAAGCTGTGTGAGAAGAGGAACGTCGAGGATCTAGTCTTGAACGTGGGCTCTGGTGGCGGAGGCGCCGCCGTTGCCGTGGCTGCGCCGACCGCTGGCGCTGGTGGtggcgccgccgccgccgctcCTGCCGCCGAGGAGAAGAAG GAAGAGCCGAAGGAGGAGAGTGACGATGATATGGGCTTTAGTTTATTTGATTAG